A single Pseudochaenichthys georgianus chromosome 10, fPseGeo1.2, whole genome shotgun sequence DNA region contains:
- the hbegfa gene encoding heparin-binding EGF-like growth factor a isoform X2, whose translation MRIFSAVLLLVHALVVSRGVSGAAVDRYESDRQRHTVVINLDTTRGRRVEEESRSMSATTAEYGQQVDEEDYEDYYDEEEYEDGMSGDYDELPRVAMVSKPKDPLAILETENPEGNRRRGKGKRKGKGKGKKRNPCLKKYKDFCIHGTCQYYRNIRAPSCVCHQSYSGERCEFYTLPVEKPQEGYNRTTALAVVAVVLSSVCLTIIGLLLLLRFHKRGAYDVENEEKVKLGLASSH comes from the exons ATGAGGATTTTCAGTGCTGTGCTCTTGCTGGTTCACGCCTTGG TGGTGTCCAGAGGGGTCAGTGGAGCTGCGGTCGACAGGTATGAGAGCGACAGGCAACGGCACACAGTTGTTATCAACTTGGACACGACCAGAGGCAGGAGGGTGGAGGAGGAGAGCAGAAGCATGAGTGCTACTACAGCGGAGTATGGTCAGCAAGTCGACGAGGAGGATTATGAAGATTATTACGATGAAGAAGAGTATGAAGATGGCATGTCTGGGGACTATGATGAACTGCCACGAG TTGCAATGGTAAGCAAACCAAAAGACCCGCTTGCCATCCTGGAGACTGAAAACCCAGAAGGAAACAGAAGAAGAGGAAAGGGAAAAAGGAAGGGGAAAGGCAAGGGAAAGAAGAGGAATCCTTGCCTGAAGAAGTATAAAGATTTCTGCATTCATGGCACCTGCCAGTACTATAGGAACATCCGCGCCCCATCCTGTGT GTGCCACCAGAGTTACTCTGGGGAAAGGTGTGAGTTTTACACGTTGCCCGTGGAGAAGCCCCAGGAGGGCTACAACAGGACCACAGCTCTGGCGGTTGTGGCGGTTGTGCTGTCGTCTGTGTGCCTCACCATCATAGGCCTCTTATTGTTGCTAAG GTTTCACAAGCGGGGAGCGTATGATGTAGAGAATGAGGAGAAGGTCAAACTAGGGTTAGCGTCCAGCCACTGa
- the hbegfa gene encoding heparin-binding EGF-like growth factor a isoform X1, producing MRIFSAVLLLVHALVVSRGVSGAAVDRYESDRQRHTVVINLDTTRGRRVEEESRSMSATTAEYGQQVDEEDYEDYYDEEEYEDGMSGDYDELPRVAMVSKPKDPLAILETENPEGNRRRGKGKRKGKGKGKKRNPCLKKYKDFCIHGTCQYYRNIRAPSCVCHQSYSGERCEFYTLPVEKPQEGYNRTTALAVVAVVLSSVCLTIIGLLLLLRQRCGNSTSK from the exons ATGAGGATTTTCAGTGCTGTGCTCTTGCTGGTTCACGCCTTGG TGGTGTCCAGAGGGGTCAGTGGAGCTGCGGTCGACAGGTATGAGAGCGACAGGCAACGGCACACAGTTGTTATCAACTTGGACACGACCAGAGGCAGGAGGGTGGAGGAGGAGAGCAGAAGCATGAGTGCTACTACAGCGGAGTATGGTCAGCAAGTCGACGAGGAGGATTATGAAGATTATTACGATGAAGAAGAGTATGAAGATGGCATGTCTGGGGACTATGATGAACTGCCACGAG TTGCAATGGTAAGCAAACCAAAAGACCCGCTTGCCATCCTGGAGACTGAAAACCCAGAAGGAAACAGAAGAAGAGGAAAGGGAAAAAGGAAGGGGAAAGGCAAGGGAAAGAAGAGGAATCCTTGCCTGAAGAAGTATAAAGATTTCTGCATTCATGGCACCTGCCAGTACTATAGGAACATCCGCGCCCCATCCTGTGT GTGCCACCAGAGTTACTCTGGGGAAAGGTGTGAGTTTTACACGTTGCCCGTGGAGAAGCCCCAGGAGGGCTACAACAGGACCACAGCTCTGGCGGTTGTGGCGGTTGTGCTGTCGTCTGTGTGCCTCACCATCATAGGCCTCTTATTGTTGCTAAG GCAAAGATGTGGAAATTCTACCTCAAAATAG
- the rufy1 gene encoding RUN and FYVE domain-containing protein 1, whose translation MADEAGEVNTAVEDGEAEQQLHEPEVSEAAPDLESGGSEEPERPEKASPAAAESSWSAPILSLARKATETISSGVSYAAAPRNPSAASARTERESENDLNNTSKKLPVLPPNDPMAIERSNLLSMMKLSIKVLIQSSLSLGRTLDSDYPPLQQFFVVLEHCLKHGLKAKKSFIGQNKSIWGPLELVEKLCPESVNIATSARDLPGIKTGLGRGRAWLHLTLMQKTVADYMKALLDRKDLLSEFYDSGAMMMEDEGAVIGGLLVGLNVIDANLCIKGEDLDSQVGVIDFSLYLKDTANSETPKDDSKMTAILDQKHYIEELNRHLSGTVTDLQAKMDSIEKTNSKLVIELTAATDRINSLREEQEHLRKENETIVQSSQKKEEVALMDSQLELETYKQTRQGLDEMYNVVWTQYKEEKRIRQELERELELQVGLKQEIEVAMKLLEKDSHQKQDTLAALRLQLDQVKTLNLQMFHKAQDSEREAEKKHAEASQLEQKMDEMEKSMQELEQRLQNSERERKQSDQSDKDMKVDLDGKVDALQKQLTDLDSLRLGLENELRTEREQRQSLQKALQREQDNSIELRTQLQQLQGLNAELQDLKHEKQQLRQTCEQQEQALQEMGLHLSQSKLKMEDFKEVNKALKGHAWLKDDEATQCKHCDKEFSIARRKHHCRNCGDIYCNNCSSNELALPSYPRPVRVCDVCHALLLQRSVSTAS comes from the exons ATGGCCGACGAGGCAGGGGAAGTAAACACAGCTGTTGAAGATGGCGAAGCAGAACAACAACTACATGAGCCAGAAGTTTCTGAAGCCGCACCCGACCTCGAGTCCGGCGGCAGCGAGGAGCCGGAGCGGCCGGAGAAGGCGTCTCCTGCGGCGGCAGAGAGCAGCTGGTCGGCTCCCATCCTGTCTCTGGCTCGGAAGGCCACGGAGACGATTAGCAGCGGGGTAAGCTACGCTGCTGCCCCGAGAAACCCCTCTGCTGCAAGCGCCCGGACGGAGAGGGAGTCAGAAAATGACCTCAACAACACTTCAAAAAAACTTCCAG TTCTTCCCCCCAACGACCCCATGGCTATAGAAAGATCCAACCTCCTCAGCATGATGAAGCTGAGCATCAAAGTATTAATTCAGTCCTCCTTGAGTTTGGGCAGGACGCTGGACTCGGATTACCCTCCTTTGCAGCAATTCTTTGTCGTGCTGGAACATTGCCTCAAACATGGGCTGAAAG CTAAGAAATCCTTCATTGGTCAGAACAAGTCCATATGGGGACCTTTGGAACTTGTTGAGAAGTTGTGTCCGGAGTCTGTTAATATTGCCACAAGTGCCAGAGACCTGCCCGGCATTAA GACCGGCTTGGGTAGAGGAAGGGCTTGGCTACATTTAACGCTCATGCAGAAGACTGTAGCTGACTATATGAAAGCTTTGCTGGACCGCAAAGATCTCCTGAG TGAGTTTTATGACTCTGGAGCAATGATGATGGAGGACGAGGGGGCTGTGATTGGGGGACTGCTGGTAGGCCTCAATGTAATTGACGCTAACCTCTGTATAAAAGGAGAGGATCTGGATTCTCAG GTTGGAGTTATTGACTTTTCCCTTTATCTGAAAGACACTGCCAACAGTGAGACTCCAAAAGA CGATTCAAAGATGACCGCCATACTAGATCAGAAGCACTACATTGAGGAGTTGAATCGACACCTAAGTGGCACCGTCACTGACCTGCAGGCTAAGATGGACTCTATAGAGAAGACCAACAGCAAGCTTGTAATAGAG CTGACGGCAGCGACAGACCGAATCAACTCCCTGCGGGAGGAACAGGAACATCTGAGAAAGGAGAATGAGACAATCGTGCAGTCCAGTCAGAAAAAGGAAGAG GTCGCCCTCATGGACAGCCAGCTGGAGCTGGAGACATACAAACAGACTCGACAGGGCCTGGATGAGATGTACAATGTGGTTTGGACGCAGTACAAAGAGGAAAAGAGAATTCGCCAG GAGCTGGAGCGTGAATTGGAGCTGCAGGTGGGCCTGAAGCAGGAGATAGAGGTGGCCATGAAGCTGCTGGAGAAGGACTCTCACCAGAAACAGGACACACTGGCAGCCCTGAGGCTCCAGCTCGACCAAGTGAAGACTCTTAACCTGCAGATGTTCCACAAAGctcag GACTCTGAACGAGAGGCAGAAAAAAAGCATGCGGAGGCTTCACAGCTTGAGCAGAAGATGGATGAAATGGAGAAATCCATGCAGGAACTAGAGCAGAG ATTACAGAACTCAGAGCGAGAGCGCAAACAGAGTGACCAGTCAGACAAAGATATGAAGGTGGACCTCGACGGGAAAGTGGATGCTTTGCAGAAACAACTGACTGACCTGGATTCGCTAAG GCTGGGTCTGGAGAATGAGCTGCGCACTGAGAGGGAGCAGAGACAGAGCCTGCAGAAAGCTCTGCAGCGGGAACAAGACAACAGCATCGAGCTCCGCACACAGCTGCAGCAACTGCAGGGCCTGAATGCC gagctgcaggatttgaaGCACGAGAAGCAGCAGCTGCGGCAGACATGTGAGCAGCAGGAGCAGGCTCTGCAGGAGATGGGCCTGCATCTCAGCCA ATCTAAGCTGAAGATGGAGGACTTCAAAGAGGTCAATAAAGCCCtgaag GGCCACGCCTGGCTGAAAGACGACGAGGCCACTCAGTGCAAGCACTGCGATAAGGAGTTCTCCATCGCACGCAGAAAG caccaCTGTAGAAACTGTGGGGACATCTATTGCAACAACTGCTCCAGTAACGAGCTGGCCTTACCCTCGTACCCCCGGCCTGTGAGGGTGTGTGATGTGTGCCACGCCCTGCTGCTGCAGAGGAGCGTCTCCACAGCTTCCTGA
- the hnrnph1 gene encoding heterogeneous nuclear ribonucleoprotein H isoform X1 — protein MADEGYVVRIRGLPWSCSVDEVQRFFSESKIISSGTAIHFTYTREGRPSGEAFVEMETEEDLKIAVKKDRETMGHRYVEVFKSNNVEMDWVMKHTGPNCPETAGDGLVRLRGLPFGCSKEEIVQFFSGLEIVPNGITLPVDIQGRSTGEAFVQFASQDIAEKALKKHKERIGHRYIEIFKSSRAEVRTHYEPQRKPMGMQRPGPYDRPSGGRGYNMMGRGGSYDRVRRGGYGGGVSDGRYGDGGSSFQSTTGHCVHMRGLPYRASETDIYNFFSPLNPVRVHIEIGPDGRVTGEADVEFATHEDAVAAMSKDKANMQHRYVELFLNSTAGGSNGAYSSQMMGGMGNQSSYSGGQLSSGYSGGYSSQGNMGGYSDYSNQGGMGSSYYGGGGGGGGGGSRGSMNGISGGWGM, from the exons ATGGCTGATGAGGGATATGTCGTGCGCATCAGGGGTCTCCCATGGTCCTGCTCAGTGGATGAAGTACAGAGGTTTTTCTCAG AGAGCAAAATCATCAGCAGTGGAACTGCCATCCATTTCACCTACACAAGAGAGGGGCGTCCCAGTGGAGAGGCCTTtgtggagatggaaacagaggagGACTTGAAGATTGCTGTGAAAAAGGACAGAGAAACTATGGGCCACAGATATGTAGAAG TTTTTAAATCCAACAATGTCGAGATGGATTGGGTCATGAAGCACACAGGTCCAAACTGTCCAGAAACAGCAGGAGATGGGCTCGTCCGGCTCCGAGGCCTTCCCTTTGGTTGCAGCAAGGAGGAGATTGTTCAGTTTTTCTCAG GGTTGGAAATCGTGCCAAATGGGATAACATTGCCGGTGGACATCCAGGGGAGGAGTACGGGGGAGGCCTTCGTGCAGTTTGCTTCACAGGATATAGCTGAAAAGGCTCTAAAGAAACACAAGGAAAGAATAGGGCACAG GTACATTGAGATCTTCAAGAGTAGTCGCGCTGAGGTGCGGACCCACTACGAACCCCAACGGAAGCCCATGGGCATGCAGAGACCCGGCCCCTATGACCGGCCCTCTGGTGGTCGTGGCTACAACATGATGGGCCGAGGGGGATCCTATGACAGAGTTCGTCGCGGAGGTTATGGAGGAG GTGTGTCTGATGGACGGTATGGTGATGGTGGCTCTTCCTTCCAGAGCACAACAGGCCACTGTGTCCACATGAGGGGCCTTCCATacagagcctcagagacagaCATCTACAAT TTTTTCTCGCCATTGAATCCAGTGCGGGTCCACATTGAGATTGGTCCAGACGGCAGGGTAACCGGGGAGGCAGATGTAGAGTTTGCAACACACGAGGATGCAGTGGCAGCCATGTCCAAAGACAAAGCTAACATGC AACACCGCTATGTCGAGCTGTTCTTGAACTCAACAGCAGGTGGCAGTAACGGCGCCTACAGCAGCCAGATGATGGGTGGCATGG GGAACCAGTCGTCATACAGCGGGGGCCAGCTGAGCTCGGGGTATTCTGGTGGATACAGCAGCCAGGGGAATATGGGAGGCTACAGTGACTACA GTAACCAGGGCGGAATGGGAAGCAGTTACTACGGCggcggtggaggaggaggaggaggaggaagcagaGGCTCTATGAATGGAATCAGTGGGGGATGGGGaatgtag
- the hnrnph1 gene encoding heterogeneous nuclear ribonucleoprotein H isoform X2, whose translation MADEGYVVRIRGLPWSCSVDEVQRFFSESKIISSGTAIHFTYTREGRPSGEAFVEMETEEDLKIAVKKDRETMGHRYVEVFKSNNVEMDWVMKHTGPNCPETAGDGLVRLRGLPFGCSKEEIVQFFSGLEIVPNGITLPVDIQGRSTGEAFVQFASQDIAEKALKKHKERIGHRYIEIFKSSRAEVRTHYEPQRKPMGMQRPGPYDRPSGGRGYNMMGRGGSYDRVRRGGYGGGVSDGRYGDGGSSFQSTTGHCVHMRGLPYRASETDIYNFFSPLNPVRVHIEIGPDGRVTGEADVEFATHEDAVAAMSKDKANMQHRYVELFLNSTAGGSNGAYSSQMMGGMGNQGGMGSSYYGGGGGGGGGGSRGSMNGISGGWGM comes from the exons ATGGCTGATGAGGGATATGTCGTGCGCATCAGGGGTCTCCCATGGTCCTGCTCAGTGGATGAAGTACAGAGGTTTTTCTCAG AGAGCAAAATCATCAGCAGTGGAACTGCCATCCATTTCACCTACACAAGAGAGGGGCGTCCCAGTGGAGAGGCCTTtgtggagatggaaacagaggagGACTTGAAGATTGCTGTGAAAAAGGACAGAGAAACTATGGGCCACAGATATGTAGAAG TTTTTAAATCCAACAATGTCGAGATGGATTGGGTCATGAAGCACACAGGTCCAAACTGTCCAGAAACAGCAGGAGATGGGCTCGTCCGGCTCCGAGGCCTTCCCTTTGGTTGCAGCAAGGAGGAGATTGTTCAGTTTTTCTCAG GGTTGGAAATCGTGCCAAATGGGATAACATTGCCGGTGGACATCCAGGGGAGGAGTACGGGGGAGGCCTTCGTGCAGTTTGCTTCACAGGATATAGCTGAAAAGGCTCTAAAGAAACACAAGGAAAGAATAGGGCACAG GTACATTGAGATCTTCAAGAGTAGTCGCGCTGAGGTGCGGACCCACTACGAACCCCAACGGAAGCCCATGGGCATGCAGAGACCCGGCCCCTATGACCGGCCCTCTGGTGGTCGTGGCTACAACATGATGGGCCGAGGGGGATCCTATGACAGAGTTCGTCGCGGAGGTTATGGAGGAG GTGTGTCTGATGGACGGTATGGTGATGGTGGCTCTTCCTTCCAGAGCACAACAGGCCACTGTGTCCACATGAGGGGCCTTCCATacagagcctcagagacagaCATCTACAAT TTTTTCTCGCCATTGAATCCAGTGCGGGTCCACATTGAGATTGGTCCAGACGGCAGGGTAACCGGGGAGGCAGATGTAGAGTTTGCAACACACGAGGATGCAGTGGCAGCCATGTCCAAAGACAAAGCTAACATGC AACACCGCTATGTCGAGCTGTTCTTGAACTCAACAGCAGGTGGCAGTAACGGCGCCTACAGCAGCCAGATGATGGGTGGCATGG GTAACCAGGGCGGAATGGGAAGCAGTTACTACGGCggcggtggaggaggaggaggaggaggaagcagaGGCTCTATGAATGGAATCAGTGGGGGATGGGGaatgtag